In Streptomyces alboniger, the following are encoded in one genomic region:
- a CDS encoding helix-turn-helix domain-containing protein, whose amino-acid sequence MTEQTGAHPSAHMGAAEHIRTYPFDPSASVSGVGMQVGPMGTEGPWAGGVGLARRVHRIDFHVLLFFRAGPVRHMVDFTEYEAGAGDVLWIRPGQVHSFSATDTYNGTALTMQPGFLPRATVEATGLYRYDRPPLLHPDEAQLAALETSLAQLQREYLDTATLPLSLHTSVLRHSLTAFMLRVAHVSAQAAADECRPLPDSAFSRFRGAVEQGFTTNHSVSAYADQLGYSRRTLVRAVRAATGQTPKDFIDRRVILEAKRLLAHTDLPAGRIGAAVGFADSANFSKFFQQRTGVTPAGFRAEQT is encoded by the coding sequence ATGACGGAGCAGACCGGCGCCCATCCGAGCGCGCACATGGGCGCCGCGGAGCACATCCGTACCTACCCCTTCGACCCGAGCGCGAGCGTCTCGGGGGTCGGGATGCAGGTCGGCCCGATGGGCACGGAGGGCCCCTGGGCGGGCGGCGTCGGTCTCGCCCGGCGCGTGCACCGCATCGACTTCCATGTGCTCCTCTTCTTCCGCGCGGGCCCCGTCCGCCACATGGTCGACTTCACGGAGTACGAGGCGGGCGCAGGGGACGTCCTGTGGATCCGCCCCGGGCAGGTGCACAGCTTCTCGGCGACCGACACCTATAACGGCACCGCGCTCACGATGCAGCCCGGTTTCCTGCCGCGCGCGACCGTGGAGGCGACAGGCCTCTACCGCTACGACCGGCCGCCGCTCCTGCACCCCGACGAGGCCCAACTGGCCGCCCTGGAAACCTCCTTGGCACAGCTCCAGCGCGAGTACCTGGACACGGCGACGCTGCCGCTGAGCCTGCACACGTCGGTGCTGCGGCACTCCCTGACCGCCTTCATGCTGCGGGTGGCGCACGTGTCGGCGCAGGCGGCGGCGGACGAGTGCAGGCCGCTGCCGGACTCGGCGTTCTCCCGGTTCCGCGGGGCGGTCGAGCAGGGCTTCACGACCAACCACAGCGTCAGCGCGTACGCCGACCAGCTCGGCTACTCCCGCCGCACGCTCGTCCGCGCGGTGCGCGCCGCCACCGGCCAGACCCCGAAGGACTTCATCGATCGCCGCGTGATCCTGGAGGCCAAGCGCCTGCTCGCCCACACCGACCTGCCGGCGGGCCGCATCGGAGCGGCCGTCGGCTTCGCGGACTCGGCGAACTTCTCGAAGTTCTTCCAGCAGCGGACCGGGGTGACACCGGCCGGGTTCCGGGCCGAGCAGACCTGA
- a CDS encoding B12-binding domain-containing radical SAM protein has product MTNLRILCVQLGFHEAYPDASTLATTYNDGIYYVASFVQQEFPDARVEMCQMFWGEKPEDFPLATYDYILISALATHFWSNIETIELIQRARRPGCVVIMGGPHAAFAPYEALRYADYAVIAEGEIPAVQLINALENGEPLTEVDNLAYIGADGDLVVNKIARYGNIATAINPKFLAGAPKLHWATVSMSRGCPFACSFCYAIRLLGRRFRTKTAEDVRSELDAIYAQTGCNRFYVTDLNFTTRKDYCREIAETFRDRDYKFIAMSRVNHADDLDLVLDLKRSGFDEYCLGVESEDPSVLQAFNKRVDPSEQTRRLLRFAENDIAIHSAIIFGLDVQDRPAIEATARWCAEARIMHPVFVCLAEYPFQNLLYGARQDVEDHRIIMEVPTYQHYSFVGIFPREMRPSELQRGILDSYDIFFRRAFEIETRPQRRARLKAYSRSVDRGREGMRQHIHFLEQLEKPYYTAAGTLREDLLKADFDARHGELREWLARSSKSTDVEFVKRYAR; this is encoded by the coding sequence ATGACGAACCTGCGCATCCTCTGCGTCCAACTGGGTTTCCACGAGGCGTATCCCGACGCCTCCACACTGGCGACGACGTACAACGACGGGATCTACTACGTCGCGTCGTTCGTCCAGCAGGAATTCCCGGACGCGCGGGTGGAGATGTGCCAGATGTTCTGGGGGGAGAAGCCCGAGGACTTCCCCCTCGCCACGTACGACTACATCCTGATCTCGGCGCTGGCCACCCACTTCTGGTCGAACATCGAGACGATCGAGCTGATCCAGCGCGCCAGACGCCCCGGCTGCGTGGTCATCATGGGCGGGCCCCACGCCGCGTTCGCGCCCTACGAGGCACTGCGCTACGCCGATTACGCGGTGATCGCCGAGGGCGAGATCCCCGCCGTCCAGCTGATCAACGCGCTGGAGAACGGCGAACCCCTCACCGAGGTCGACAACCTGGCCTACATCGGGGCCGACGGTGATCTCGTCGTGAACAAGATCGCCCGCTACGGAAACATCGCCACCGCGATCAACCCGAAGTTCCTCGCGGGCGCGCCGAAACTGCACTGGGCCACGGTCTCGATGTCCCGCGGTTGTCCGTTCGCCTGCTCCTTCTGCTATGCCATCCGCCTGCTCGGACGGCGCTTCCGCACCAAGACGGCCGAAGACGTCCGCAGCGAACTGGACGCCATCTACGCGCAGACCGGATGCAACCGCTTCTACGTCACGGACCTCAACTTCACGACCCGCAAGGACTACTGCCGGGAAATCGCCGAGACGTTCCGGGACCGCGACTACAAGTTCATCGCCATGAGCCGGGTCAATCACGCCGACGACCTGGATCTGGTCCTCGACCTCAAACGGTCGGGGTTCGACGAGTACTGCCTGGGAGTGGAATCGGAGGACCCGAGTGTCCTCCAGGCGTTCAACAAACGGGTCGACCCCTCCGAGCAGACCCGCCGCCTGCTGCGCTTCGCCGAGAACGACATCGCCATCCACTCCGCGATCATCTTCGGACTCGACGTCCAGGACCGGCCGGCGATCGAGGCCACCGCGCGATGGTGCGCCGAGGCCCGCATCATGCATCCGGTATTCGTATGCCTCGCGGAATACCCCTTCCAGAACCTGCTGTACGGGGCGCGGCAGGACGTCGAGGACCACCGGATCATCATGGAGGTCCCGACCTATCAGCACTATTCGTTCGTCGGCATCTTCCCGCGCGAGATGCGCCCCAGCGAACTCCAGCGGGGCATCCTCGACAGCTACGACATCTTCTTCCGGCGGGCGTTCGAGATCGAGACGCGGCCCCAGCGACGGGCACGCCTCAAGGCGTACTCCCGCAGCGTCGACCGCGGCCGCGAGGGAATGCGGCAGCACATCCACTTCCTCGAACAGCTGGAGAAGCCGTACTACACCGCGGCCGGGACCCTGCGGGAGGACCTGTTGAAGGCGGACTTCGACGCACGGCACGGAGAGCTGCGCGAGTGGCTGGCGCGCTCGTCCAAGTCCACCGACGTGGAATTCGTGAAGCGATACGCCCGATGA
- the tkt gene encoding transketolase, whose amino-acid sequence MSTQTPDGLDPFERPFEWTGLDRRAVDTARLLAADAVQKVGNGHPGTAMSLAPAAYTLFQKVMRHDPADPEWTGRDRFVLSPGHTSLTLYTQLFLSGYELDLDDLKAFRTQGSKTPGHPEYGHTAGVETTTGPLGQGVANAVGMAMAARYERGLFDPEAPEGTSPFDHTVWAIVSDGDLEEGVSAEASSMAGHQKLGNLVLLYDDNHISIEGDTDTAFSEDVAKRYEAYGWHVQRVAPKADGDIDAEALYEALAAAKAETGRPSLVVMRTIIAWPAPNAQNTAGSHGSALGADEIAATKRVLGFDPERSFTVEDDVIAHTRKALDRGAEAHAAWDKRLARWRAADPERSRLLDRVVAGRLPEGWEQALPAFEAGAKLATRAASGKVLQALGPVIPELWGGSADLAGSNNTTIDKTSSFLPKGNPLPEADPYGRTIHFGIREFSMAAEMNGIALHGNTRIYGGTFLVFSDYMRNAVRMSALMQLPVTYVWTHDSIGLGEDGPTHQPVEHLASLRAIPGLNVVRPADANETAIAWREILRRGSDKPAPHGLALTRQGVPTYEANELAAKGGYVLAEASTGTPDVVLIATGSEVHLAVEARERLEAEGVATRVVSMPSVEWFEEQPREYRDSVLPPAVRARVAVEAGIGLTWYRYVGDAGRIVSLEHFGASADAGVLFAEFGFTAENVAAKARESLAAARA is encoded by the coding sequence ATGAGCACGCAGACACCGGACGGCCTCGACCCCTTCGAGCGGCCCTTCGAGTGGACCGGACTCGACCGGCGTGCCGTCGACACCGCCCGCCTCCTGGCGGCCGATGCCGTGCAGAAGGTCGGGAACGGACACCCCGGCACGGCGATGAGCCTGGCGCCGGCCGCGTACACCCTCTTCCAGAAGGTCATGCGGCACGACCCGGCCGACCCGGAGTGGACCGGCCGCGACCGCTTCGTCCTGTCGCCCGGCCACACCAGCCTCACCCTCTACACCCAGCTCTTCCTCTCCGGGTACGAGCTGGACCTCGACGACCTGAAGGCGTTCCGCACGCAGGGCTCGAAGACCCCGGGCCACCCCGAGTACGGGCACACCGCCGGGGTCGAGACGACGACGGGGCCGCTCGGCCAGGGCGTCGCCAACGCCGTCGGCATGGCCATGGCCGCCCGCTACGAGCGCGGCCTCTTCGACCCCGAGGCCCCCGAGGGCACCAGCCCCTTCGACCACACCGTCTGGGCGATCGTCTCCGACGGCGACCTGGAGGAGGGCGTCTCCGCCGAGGCCTCCTCGATGGCCGGGCACCAGAAGCTCGGCAACCTCGTCCTCCTCTACGACGACAACCACATCTCCATCGAGGGCGACACGGACACCGCCTTCTCCGAGGACGTCGCCAAGCGCTACGAGGCGTACGGCTGGCACGTCCAGCGCGTCGCGCCCAAGGCCGACGGCGACATCGACGCCGAGGCGCTGTACGAGGCGCTCGCCGCCGCCAAGGCCGAGACCGGGCGGCCGTCCCTCGTCGTGATGCGCACGATCATCGCCTGGCCCGCGCCCAACGCCCAGAACACCGCGGGCTCCCACGGCTCCGCGCTCGGCGCCGACGAGATCGCCGCCACCAAGCGCGTCCTCGGCTTCGACCCCGAGCGGTCGTTCACCGTCGAGGACGACGTCATCGCCCACACCCGCAAGGCCCTCGACCGGGGCGCCGAGGCGCACGCCGCCTGGGACAAGCGGCTCGCGCGGTGGCGCGCCGCCGACCCCGAGCGCTCCAGGCTGCTCGACCGCGTCGTCGCCGGCCGCCTCCCCGAGGGCTGGGAGCAGGCGCTGCCCGCCTTCGAGGCCGGTGCGAAGCTCGCCACGCGCGCCGCGTCCGGCAAGGTCCTCCAGGCCCTCGGCCCGGTCATCCCCGAGCTGTGGGGCGGCTCCGCCGACCTCGCGGGGTCGAACAACACGACGATCGACAAGACGTCGTCGTTCCTCCCGAAGGGCAACCCGCTGCCGGAGGCCGACCCCTACGGGCGCACGATCCACTTCGGCATCCGCGAGTTCTCGATGGCCGCCGAGATGAACGGCATAGCGCTGCACGGCAACACCCGTATCTACGGCGGCACCTTCCTGGTCTTCTCCGACTACATGCGCAACGCCGTGCGGATGTCGGCCCTCATGCAGCTGCCCGTCACCTACGTGTGGACGCACGACTCGATCGGCCTCGGCGAGGACGGTCCGACCCACCAGCCCGTCGAACACCTGGCCTCGCTGCGCGCCATCCCGGGCCTGAACGTCGTCCGCCCGGCCGACGCCAACGAGACCGCCATCGCCTGGCGCGAGATCCTGCGCCGCGGCTCGGACAAGCCGGCCCCGCACGGCCTGGCGCTGACCCGGCAGGGCGTGCCGACGTACGAGGCCAACGAGCTGGCCGCGAAGGGCGGCTACGTTTTGGCGGAGGCGTCCACGGGCACCCCGGACGTCGTGCTGATCGCCACCGGCTCCGAAGTGCACCTCGCCGTCGAGGCCCGCGAGCGGCTGGAGGCGGAGGGTGTCGCCACGCGCGTCGTGTCGATGCCGTCCGTCGAGTGGTTCGAGGAGCAGCCGCGGGAGTACCGCGACAGCGTCCTGCCGCCCGCCGTCAGGGCCCGCGTCGCCGTCGAGGCCGGCATCGGCCTGACCTGGTACCGCTACGTCGGGGACGCCGGGCGCATCGTCTCCCTGGAGCACTTCGGCGCCTCCGCGGACGCCGGCGTGCTGTTCGCCGAGTTCGGCTTCACCGCCGAGAACGTCGCCGCCAAGGCGCGTGAATCCCTCGCCGCGGCCCGCGCCTGA
- a CDS encoding B12-binding domain-containing radical SAM protein — protein sequence MAWTCAVDLEDRLSVTCPPTGLRFIKHNVPDVEILEYPTWDEYLAALRAEKWDMVGISFYTWSTPVAIEMAKAAREAGVPEIWAGNYGVLSPGIDRYFTKKVKGAGEAPIHEYVYGTPLPRVRHPAMLGESGFRGLKSPVGYLYSKRGCNIGCTFCSTPIFNPKEEAIFMEDTYAALDAYRDADVAHVIIYDESFFLTNTLAEQVVDALAERELPWICLTRADLIRGRIPELTDRYMDGAIVGIESYRDKNVADVKKRDDVYNVRQTVRELIDNGRRALGTFMVGFAEDSIDDMRFDIEQLSEEGLFACQLTLLTPFHGTRLYRQMEHLVDEPDLSKHDLYNLVWKHPKMSRSEARDLLAWAQRKVNDPDRIAARLKQEMKAKVRQEFARRHRTTPLSPSGSPS from the coding sequence ATGGCGTGGACCTGCGCGGTGGACCTTGAGGACCGGCTCTCCGTCACCTGTCCACCGACCGGGCTCCGTTTCATCAAGCACAACGTGCCGGACGTCGAAATTCTGGAGTACCCGACCTGGGACGAGTATCTCGCCGCCCTGCGCGCCGAGAAGTGGGACATGGTCGGCATCAGCTTCTACACCTGGTCGACGCCCGTCGCGATCGAGATGGCGAAGGCGGCACGCGAGGCCGGTGTACCGGAGATATGGGCCGGCAACTACGGCGTTCTCTCCCCGGGCATCGACCGCTACTTCACGAAGAAGGTGAAGGGCGCGGGCGAGGCGCCGATCCACGAATACGTCTACGGCACGCCGCTGCCCCGCGTGCGGCACCCGGCCATGCTGGGAGAGAGCGGATTCCGCGGGCTTAAATCCCCGGTCGGATATTTATATTCGAAGCGCGGATGCAACATCGGCTGTACCTTCTGTTCGACGCCGATCTTCAATCCCAAAGAAGAAGCCATCTTCATGGAGGACACGTACGCGGCGCTCGACGCGTACCGGGACGCCGACGTCGCCCACGTCATCATCTACGACGAGAGCTTCTTCCTCACCAACACCCTGGCCGAACAGGTGGTGGACGCGCTCGCGGAGCGCGAACTGCCCTGGATCTGCCTCACCCGTGCCGACCTGATCCGGGGAAGAATTCCCGAGCTGACCGACCGCTACATGGACGGCGCGATCGTCGGCATCGAGTCCTACCGGGACAAGAACGTCGCCGACGTGAAGAAGCGCGACGACGTCTACAACGTACGGCAGACGGTCCGGGAACTGATCGACAACGGCCGCCGGGCCCTTGGCACCTTCATGGTCGGATTCGCCGAGGACAGCATCGACGACATGCGGTTCGACATCGAGCAGCTGAGCGAGGAAGGGTTGTTCGCCTGCCAGCTGACCCTGCTCACCCCGTTCCACGGCACCCGCCTCTACCGCCAGATGGAACACCTGGTCGACGAACCCGACCTCAGCAAGCACGACCTGTACAACCTGGTGTGGAAGCACCCGAAGATGAGCCGCAGCGAGGCCCGTGACCTGCTCGCCTGGGCACAGCGCAAGGTCAACGACCCCGACCGCATCGCCGCCAGGCTCAAGCAGGAGATGAAGGCGAAGGTGCGCCAGGAGTTCGCGCGCCGCCACCGCACGACGCCGCTCAGCCCCTCGGGATCCCCGTCATGA
- a CDS encoding enoyl-CoA hydratase/isomerase family protein: protein MIDVSDHDGIALLTLDHGPVNALDRELLTRLAETLEAVADARAVVLTGSGRSFSAGVDLKRVIEGGAAYAETFLPALHRATLALFDHPRPVVGAVNGHALAGGCVLAAACDVRLMSGGSIGLTELAAGVPFPAVCLEVVRHAVGPALDALVLGAGRLAPRQALAIGLVHALVEPEELLAAALLRANELCRAPSDVYALSKRQLHRPAHQRIGAARPLDDGEVLKLWSAERTGRTLREYLASLRRG from the coding sequence GTGATCGACGTATCCGACCACGACGGCATCGCGCTGCTGACGCTGGACCACGGGCCCGTCAACGCGCTGGACCGGGAACTGCTCACGCGCCTCGCCGAGACGCTGGAGGCGGTGGCCGACGCCCGCGCGGTGGTGCTGACCGGCAGCGGACGGTCCTTCTCGGCGGGGGTGGACCTCAAGCGGGTGATCGAGGGCGGGGCGGCGTACGCCGAGACCTTCCTGCCCGCGCTGCACCGCGCGACCCTCGCCCTGTTCGACCATCCGAGGCCGGTGGTCGGGGCGGTCAACGGCCACGCCCTGGCCGGCGGCTGCGTGCTGGCCGCCGCCTGCGATGTGCGGCTGATGTCCGGCGGCTCCATCGGGCTCACCGAACTCGCCGCCGGAGTGCCCTTCCCCGCGGTGTGCCTGGAGGTCGTACGCCATGCCGTCGGTCCGGCGCTCGACGCGCTGGTGCTCGGGGCCGGCCGCCTGGCGCCCCGACAGGCCCTGGCCATCGGCCTGGTGCACGCACTGGTCGAGCCGGAGGAGCTGCTCGCCGCCGCGCTGCTGCGGGCGAATGAGCTGTGCCGTGCGCCGTCGGACGTGTACGCCCTCTCCAAGCGCCAGCTCCATCGGCCCGCCCACCAACGCATAGGCGCCGCCCGGCCGTTGGACGACGGCGAGGTGCTGAAGCTGTGGAGCGCCGAGCGCACCGGCCGTACCCTGCGGGAGTATCTGGCGTCCCTGCGCCGGGGCTGA
- a CDS encoding beta-ketoacyl-[acyl-carrier-protein] synthase family protein — MPLHRVVVTGAGVLCPLGSTVEELWQGLVAGRSGIAPLTRFDAGRFHSRHAGQVDDSVVTFAPGPLQFETKRMSAFVRYALFAADRALDDSGLGGPAQTGADVRRYPPGGGVYLGVAMGGLPSIEEGVLRQERRGVRRTSPFLIPSLIPNMAASVIALRHGIEEEQVTVAGACASGSQAIGQAMRAIRSGARTWAVAGGAEAVITPITYSGFQAMRVLSRHDDPQTTPRPFDRSRDGIVVGEGAAVLVLEERAHAEARGAVIHGELTGFDATSGGDDLTAISSRHVTRCLSGALADAGLEPDAVDCVFAQASGMVQGDAAELEALEALTADTDHKPVVTSIKGHMGYTFAANGPLNLAAALMSLRHQAVPPTLNLKETDPRFVKTDLAREVREMEIRRCLVNAFGFGGINAGLVVSLADPRSLA; from the coding sequence ATGCCGCTACACCGCGTGGTGGTCACCGGGGCGGGTGTGCTGTGCCCGCTCGGCTCAACGGTCGAGGAGTTGTGGCAGGGCCTTGTCGCCGGACGTTCGGGGATCGCCCCGCTGACCCGCTTCGACGCGGGCCGGTTCCACAGCCGGCACGCCGGGCAGGTCGACGACTCCGTCGTCACGTTCGCCCCCGGCCCGCTCCAGTTCGAGACGAAGCGCATGAGCGCGTTCGTGCGGTACGCCCTGTTCGCCGCCGACCGGGCGCTCGACGACAGCGGTCTGGGCGGGCCCGCGCAAACCGGGGCGGACGTACGCCGGTACCCGCCGGGAGGCGGCGTCTACCTCGGCGTGGCCATGGGAGGGCTGCCCAGTATCGAGGAGGGCGTACTGCGGCAGGAGAGGCGGGGAGTGCGCAGGACCAGCCCGTTCCTGATCCCCTCACTCATCCCCAACATGGCGGCGAGCGTGATCGCCCTGCGCCACGGCATCGAGGAGGAGCAGGTCACCGTCGCCGGTGCCTGCGCGAGCGGCAGCCAGGCGATCGGGCAGGCGATGCGCGCGATCCGGTCCGGTGCCCGCACCTGGGCCGTCGCAGGCGGGGCGGAGGCGGTCATCACGCCGATCACCTACTCCGGATTCCAGGCGATGCGAGTGCTCAGCCGGCACGACGACCCGCAGACCACCCCCCGCCCCTTCGACCGCTCGCGGGACGGCATCGTGGTCGGCGAGGGTGCCGCCGTCCTCGTGCTGGAGGAGCGTGCGCACGCCGAGGCGCGCGGTGCGGTGATCCACGGCGAGCTGACCGGCTTCGACGCCACCAGCGGGGGCGACGACCTCACCGCCATCTCGTCCCGCCACGTCACCCGCTGCCTGAGCGGCGCCCTCGCCGACGCCGGGCTCGAACCCGACGCCGTCGACTGCGTGTTCGCCCAGGCGTCTGGCATGGTCCAGGGCGACGCCGCCGAGCTGGAGGCGTTGGAGGCGCTCACCGCCGACACCGATCACAAGCCGGTCGTCACGTCGATCAAGGGGCACATGGGATACACGTTCGCCGCGAACGGCCCGCTGAACCTCGCCGCCGCCCTCATGTCGCTCCGCCACCAGGCCGTCCCGCCCACGCTGAACCTGAAGGAGACCGACCCCCGGTTCGTCAAGACCGACCTCGCCCGTGAGGTCCGGGAGATGGAGATACGCCGCTGCCTGGTCAACGCGTTCGGGTTCGGCGGGATCAACGCCGGCCTCGTCGTGTCCCTCGCCGATCCCCGCTCCCTCGCATAG
- a CDS encoding fatty acyl-AMP ligase, with product MTGAMRPPTAEHRAQTVVGALLEQAADAPDQPAFHVIERSEEEFALTYADVGRLVGRAAAGLRAHGIGEGDRVLVVLPTSRDFLAVYLGCLYAGVVPVIAAEPTGANPHYAAHLRGLVEQAGATRVVAAPDLADSLAAFLPGAVTVTTPDALRGQPLTLDDPRATPASLAHLQATSGSTGAPKLAMVRHGNITANVRAIAEAIRAEPNDSLVSWLPLFHDMGLIGISYALHARIPMVLADPVNFLRNPMSWLRWISRHRGTLSPAPSSAFHICARVAKRRPPDDLDLSSWRVALCGAEPVHEATLREFQAAFGPFGLPETTLRPVYGLAETTLAATISDVDHPFSVDRVDAEAVSARGRAEPRPAGDPRSMSMMCVGPAVPGHRLRVVDPDGTPLPDRMIGEIEVAGPSVIDGYLPEPGAAQGASGAAQATSGAARAGSADERLKRPDGYLRTGDLGYQLDGELYVTGRRKEIVIISGRNYIPDQIERFVEAVAKSPRTPSVVAVGVPDPMLLTEQLHLLLDERIGEGRDRQAVADEVRGALAEAFGIGGVTFHWIRRAQLPRTTSGKIQRHLCRRMIEERPPFRRTDVPTRVTSGGAPDAG from the coding sequence ATGACGGGAGCGATGCGCCCGCCGACGGCGGAGCACCGGGCACAGACCGTCGTCGGCGCGCTGCTCGAACAGGCCGCCGACGCCCCTGACCAGCCGGCGTTCCATGTGATCGAGAGGTCCGAGGAGGAGTTCGCACTCACCTACGCGGACGTCGGCCGCCTCGTCGGCCGGGCCGCGGCGGGCCTGCGGGCGCACGGCATCGGGGAGGGGGACCGGGTCCTCGTCGTCCTGCCCACCTCGCGGGACTTCCTCGCGGTCTACCTGGGCTGCCTGTACGCGGGCGTCGTGCCGGTCATCGCGGCGGAACCGACCGGCGCCAACCCGCACTACGCGGCCCACCTGCGCGGCCTCGTCGAACAGGCAGGGGCCACCAGGGTCGTCGCCGCCCCGGACCTCGCGGACTCGCTCGCCGCGTTCCTGCCGGGCGCGGTCACGGTCACGACGCCCGACGCGCTGCGCGGGCAGCCCCTCACCCTCGACGACCCACGGGCCACGCCCGCCTCGCTCGCCCATCTCCAGGCGACCTCCGGCTCGACCGGCGCCCCCAAGCTGGCCATGGTCCGGCACGGCAACATCACCGCCAACGTCCGGGCGATAGCCGAGGCGATCCGGGCGGAACCGAACGACTCGCTGGTGAGCTGGCTTCCGCTGTTCCACGACATGGGCCTCATCGGCATCTCGTACGCGCTCCACGCCCGCATTCCGATGGTGCTGGCCGATCCGGTCAACTTCCTGCGGAACCCGATGTCATGGCTGCGCTGGATCAGCCGCCACCGGGGCACCCTGTCGCCCGCGCCCAGCTCCGCGTTCCACATCTGCGCGCGGGTGGCCAAGCGGCGGCCGCCCGACGATCTCGACCTGTCGTCCTGGCGGGTGGCCCTGTGCGGTGCGGAGCCGGTGCACGAGGCCACCCTGCGCGAATTCCAGGCCGCGTTCGGCCCGTTCGGGCTTCCCGAGACGACGCTGCGGCCCGTGTACGGACTCGCGGAGACGACGCTGGCGGCGACCATCTCGGACGTCGACCACCCCTTCTCCGTCGACCGGGTGGACGCCGAGGCCGTCTCCGCCCGGGGGCGCGCCGAGCCCCGGCCGGCCGGTGATCCGCGCAGCATGAGCATGATGTGCGTGGGCCCCGCGGTGCCCGGCCACCGGCTGAGGGTGGTGGACCCGGACGGGACGCCGCTGCCCGACCGCATGATCGGCGAGATAGAGGTGGCCGGCCCCAGCGTCATCGACGGCTACCTCCCGGAGCCGGGCGCCGCCCAGGGCGCGTCGGGTGCCGCCCAGGCCACGTCGGGCGCCGCGCGGGCCGGGTCGGCGGACGAGCGGCTCAAGCGGCCGGACGGCTATCTCCGCACCGGTGACCTCGGCTATCAGCTCGACGGCGAGCTGTACGTCACCGGCCGCCGCAAGGAGATCGTGATCATCTCCGGCCGCAACTACATCCCCGACCAGATCGAGCGGTTCGTCGAGGCCGTCGCCAAGAGCCCGCGCACCCCCTCGGTCGTGGCGGTCGGCGTCCCCGATCCGATGCTCCTCACCGAGCAGTTGCATCTGCTTCTCGACGAACGCATCGGCGAGGGCCGCGACCGGCAGGCCGTCGCCGACGAGGTGCGCGGCGCACTGGCCGAGGCGTTCGGGATCGGCGGCGTCACCTTCCACTGGATCCGCCGGGCACAGCTGCCCCGGACCACCAGCGGCAAGATCCAGCGCCATCTCTGCCGGCGGATGATCGAGGAACGCCCGCCGTTCCGACGTACCGACGTACCCACGCGTGTGACCTCGGGAGGGGCACCTGATGCAGGATGA
- a CDS encoding PaaI family thioesterase, which translates to MSTHFEKLTRCCMNCKISRFLDKTIEIEEAGRARVAIPFHSDLTQNADFLHAALMFEVGDTAGFVAANSMEETFSVLTVDYHINLIRPVQKEGIHAVGHVVTAGKTLYVARSDIYSESGKLVAAGQGTYTVSRIPLTDLEGYAD; encoded by the coding sequence GTGTCCACGCACTTCGAGAAGCTCACCCGCTGCTGCATGAACTGCAAGATCTCCCGATTCCTCGACAAGACCATCGAGATCGAGGAGGCGGGGCGCGCGCGGGTGGCCATTCCGTTCCACAGCGACCTCACCCAGAACGCGGACTTCCTGCACGCCGCCCTGATGTTCGAGGTCGGGGACACGGCCGGTTTCGTGGCGGCCAACTCGATGGAGGAGACCTTCAGCGTCCTGACGGTCGACTACCACATCAACCTGATCCGGCCGGTCCAGAAAGAGGGCATCCACGCCGTCGGCCACGTGGTGACCGCGGGCAAGACCCTCTACGTCGCGCGCAGCGACATCTACAGCGAGAGCGGCAAGCTGGTGGCGGCCGGGCAGGGCACGTACACGGTGTCGAGGATCCCGCTCACCGACCTCGAAGGCTACGCGGACTGA
- a CDS encoding acyl carrier protein, whose product MQDEKRDQELFDRIVKHIGEFVETDVSHLTPESNIGNSIEGMSSLKMVELLLFLEDCFGVDFDESVMDELQTMRDLEHYIRRTLDASEQRA is encoded by the coding sequence ATGCAGGATGAGAAGCGGGACCAGGAGCTTTTCGACAGGATCGTCAAGCACATCGGGGAGTTCGTCGAGACCGACGTGTCCCATCTGACCCCGGAGTCGAACATCGGCAACTCCATCGAGGGCATGAGTTCGCTCAAGATGGTCGAGCTGCTTCTGTTCCTTGAGGACTGCTTCGGCGTCGACTTCGACGAGTCCGTCATGGACGAGTTGCAGACCATGCGGGATCTGGAGCACTACATACGGCGGACGCTGGACGCGTCGGAGCAGCGGGCCTGA